From the genome of Lotus japonicus ecotype B-129 chromosome 6, LjGifu_v1.2, one region includes:
- the LOC130723385 gene encoding KH domain-containing protein At1g09660/At1g09670 isoform X2, whose translation MGERIPSGTYFQFPPPGPGLPPSPIRSSSIPSDRERYLAELLAERQKLGPFVQVLPQCTRLITQEIRRITGFNQGFIEHDRPESDSPFRSLSQHPNSRPMDLEGWPAVPIEDNGNLQRIASFQAPPMGWPGTQGVPTTPVVKRVIRLDVPVEKYPNYNFVGRILGPRGNSLKRVEAMTECRVYIRGCGSVKDSIKEEKLKDKPGYEHLNEPLHVLVEAEFPEDIINSRLDHAVAILENLLKPVDESLDHYKKQQLRELAMINGTLREESPSMSPSMSPSLSPFNSTGMKRAKTGR comes from the exons ATGGGAGAGAGGATCCCATCTGGGACTTATTTCCAGTTCCCTCCTCCCGGACCCGGACTTCCTCCATCGCCTATTAGGTCCTCCTCTATTCCTTCAGATCGCGAAAG ATATTTGGCTGAATTATTGGCAGAGAGGCAAAAGTTGGGACCATTTGTGCAAGTTCTTCCACAATGTACCAGGCTCATAACTCAAG AAATCAGACGGATAACGGGCTTTAACCAAGGTTTCATTGAACATGATAGACCTGAGTCAGACAGTCCGTTTAGGTCCTTAAGTCAACATCCAAATAGTAGGCCAATGGATTTGGAGGGATGGCCTGCTGTACCAATTGAG GACAATGGAAATCTGCAAAGAATAGCATCATTTCAAGCACCGCCTATGGGTTGGCCTGGGACACAAGGAGTTCCGACGACACCTGTAGTGAAGAGAGTTATCAGGCTTGATGTCCCTGTAGAGAAATATCCAAAT TATAATTTTGTTGGCCGAATTTTGGGACCTCGCGGGAACTCATTGAAAAGAGTGGAAGCCATGACAGAATGTAGGGTTTATATCAGAGGCTGTGGCTCTGTGAAGGATTCTATTAAG GAAGAGAAGCTTAAAGATAAACCTGGATATGAGCACCTTAATGAACCATTGCATGTGTTGGTGGAGGCAGAATTTCCAGAGGATATAATCAATTCTCGCTTGGATCATGCGGTGGCGATACTAGAAAATCTTTTGAAGCCTGTG GATGAATCACTTGACCATTATAAGAAGCAGCAATTGAGGGAGTTAGCTATGATCAATGGTACTTTGAGGGAGGAAAGTCCAAGCATGAGCCCGAGTATGAGTCCAAGCTTGTCACCATTTAACAGTACTGGAATGAAACGAGCCAAGACAGGAAGATGA
- the LOC130723385 gene encoding KH domain-containing protein At1g09660/At1g09670 isoform X3 produces the protein MSSPERQKLGPFVQVLPQCTRLITQEIRRITGFNQGFIEHDRPESDSPFRSLSQHPNSRPMDLEGWPAVPIEDNGNLQRIASFQAPPMGWPGTQGVPTTPVVKRVIRLDVPVEKYPNQYNFVGRILGPRGNSLKRVEAMTECRVYIRGCGSVKDSIKEEKLKDKPGYEHLNEPLHVLVEAEFPEDIINSRLDHAVAILENLLKPVDESLDHYKKQQLRELAMINGTLREESPSMSPSMSPSLSPFNSTGMKRAKTGR, from the exons atgtCATCTCCAG AGAGGCAAAAGTTGGGACCATTTGTGCAAGTTCTTCCACAATGTACCAGGCTCATAACTCAAG AAATCAGACGGATAACGGGCTTTAACCAAGGTTTCATTGAACATGATAGACCTGAGTCAGACAGTCCGTTTAGGTCCTTAAGTCAACATCCAAATAGTAGGCCAATGGATTTGGAGGGATGGCCTGCTGTACCAATTGAG GACAATGGAAATCTGCAAAGAATAGCATCATTTCAAGCACCGCCTATGGGTTGGCCTGGGACACAAGGAGTTCCGACGACACCTGTAGTGAAGAGAGTTATCAGGCTTGATGTCCCTGTAGAGAAATATCCAAAT CAGTATAATTTTGTTGGCCGAATTTTGGGACCTCGCGGGAACTCATTGAAAAGAGTGGAAGCCATGACAGAATGTAGGGTTTATATCAGAGGCTGTGGCTCTGTGAAGGATTCTATTAAG GAAGAGAAGCTTAAAGATAAACCTGGATATGAGCACCTTAATGAACCATTGCATGTGTTGGTGGAGGCAGAATTTCCAGAGGATATAATCAATTCTCGCTTGGATCATGCGGTGGCGATACTAGAAAATCTTTTGAAGCCTGTG GATGAATCACTTGACCATTATAAGAAGCAGCAATTGAGGGAGTTAGCTATGATCAATGGTACTTTGAGGGAGGAAAGTCCAAGCATGAGCCCGAGTATGAGTCCAAGCTTGTCACCATTTAACAGTACTGGAATGAAACGAGCCAAGACAGGAAGATGA
- the LOC130723385 gene encoding KH domain-containing protein At1g09660/At1g09670 isoform X1, which translates to MGERIPSGTYFQFPPPGPGLPPSPIRSSSIPSDRERYLAELLAERQKLGPFVQVLPQCTRLITQEIRRITGFNQGFIEHDRPESDSPFRSLSQHPNSRPMDLEGWPAVPIEDNGNLQRIASFQAPPMGWPGTQGVPTTPVVKRVIRLDVPVEKYPNQYNFVGRILGPRGNSLKRVEAMTECRVYIRGCGSVKDSIKEEKLKDKPGYEHLNEPLHVLVEAEFPEDIINSRLDHAVAILENLLKPVDESLDHYKKQQLRELAMINGTLREESPSMSPSMSPSLSPFNSTGMKRAKTGR; encoded by the exons ATGGGAGAGAGGATCCCATCTGGGACTTATTTCCAGTTCCCTCCTCCCGGACCCGGACTTCCTCCATCGCCTATTAGGTCCTCCTCTATTCCTTCAGATCGCGAAAG ATATTTGGCTGAATTATTGGCAGAGAGGCAAAAGTTGGGACCATTTGTGCAAGTTCTTCCACAATGTACCAGGCTCATAACTCAAG AAATCAGACGGATAACGGGCTTTAACCAAGGTTTCATTGAACATGATAGACCTGAGTCAGACAGTCCGTTTAGGTCCTTAAGTCAACATCCAAATAGTAGGCCAATGGATTTGGAGGGATGGCCTGCTGTACCAATTGAG GACAATGGAAATCTGCAAAGAATAGCATCATTTCAAGCACCGCCTATGGGTTGGCCTGGGACACAAGGAGTTCCGACGACACCTGTAGTGAAGAGAGTTATCAGGCTTGATGTCCCTGTAGAGAAATATCCAAAT CAGTATAATTTTGTTGGCCGAATTTTGGGACCTCGCGGGAACTCATTGAAAAGAGTGGAAGCCATGACAGAATGTAGGGTTTATATCAGAGGCTGTGGCTCTGTGAAGGATTCTATTAAG GAAGAGAAGCTTAAAGATAAACCTGGATATGAGCACCTTAATGAACCATTGCATGTGTTGGTGGAGGCAGAATTTCCAGAGGATATAATCAATTCTCGCTTGGATCATGCGGTGGCGATACTAGAAAATCTTTTGAAGCCTGTG GATGAATCACTTGACCATTATAAGAAGCAGCAATTGAGGGAGTTAGCTATGATCAATGGTACTTTGAGGGAGGAAAGTCCAAGCATGAGCCCGAGTATGAGTCCAAGCTTGTCACCATTTAACAGTACTGGAATGAAACGAGCCAAGACAGGAAGATGA